The DNA sequence GGAGGGTGCGGATAACGGATTCTCCGGCACATTTGCCGACATGGACGAGATGGTAGGGCAAGAAAATCCTCTCTTCTGCAGAAGCAGAGTCACCAGACGGAAGGTTCTGAGCAACCCGCGGAACGGCGAGTCAGGCCTCGTTCATTGGCATTATCGATCACCATGTTCCAGCCGCTCGATCAGCCGCTCCATGTACCAGGCGTTGCTGAGTGGATTTACGCCCCAGGACTGGTAGTAGATGTGGGCCACATGGTCGGCAATGCGGGTGCCGTCGCGCAGGACGAGCTGCCGCGCCAGCTCTCCCCCAGGGCTCAGCTCATCCGCGTAGGTGAAGCTGTCGCGCAGATAGTCGGCATCGTTGTCCATGGCTCCATCCTGGGCATTCGCCACGGTATCCTCTCCGATCTGTGCCCTCTGGCAGGCTTCACTGACGGATCCTTTTCCCCGGCGGAAGGTCAGGAAGGCCACGTCCGGCCTGCCCTCGCGTTTCAGGCAGGGGTTCAGATAGCTGTGTGTGTTGACGATGAAGCCCAAGGGCGGCGGATGTCCCGACCGGGGATTGAGGGCGCGTGAGGAGAGCCACAGGTTCCGGACCCGGATCGCATAGCGGTTCGGATTCTGTTTCCCCATGGAATAAGGGTAGCCGATCACCACCTCGGCGATTTCGAGAGCCCGCCCCGGCAGCTCCTGTTCGGCCTGTGCCTTGGCCAGAGATCGGACTGCATCGGTAAGATCAGTCGTAGGCTTAGCATCGGGGGTTGGTTCGCTGTAGACGGGGTTTCGGGGAACCCTTCCCACTTGCCACAGCGGAAGATTGACCAGCCATCGAACCTGGACTGTTTGTTTTTCTTGAGCCGCCTCGATCCGATCGCGCAGTTCGACCATGTAGGCATGCACGATCTGTCCGGCGCTTCGCACGTCAAAGCCCGCGCCGGCCGTCTCCCGGCAACCTGCTGGCTTGTCCGAATCCGGGAGGAGCCGGAGCATCGGCCCGTCAACGTTGATCGCCGAGACGGGGATGCCGGCATCGGTCAGCCGTCTCACATTGCGCTCGAACTCGAACGCGGCGGCTGCACGGCCCAAAGCCTCTGGCGAAAGGCTGGCGTCACAGCGGGCGCCCGACAGGCCCACGCCCGCCTCATAGGTCACCTGCAGCCCCGTTCGCGCGACAATGGCGGCAAGTCCTCCCAGATCTGCATCGGTCAGATAGGTATCGTCCGGGCGGCGTTTTTCTCCCTTGGCGCCGATCCCCCGGAAGTCGGTGGTCATCAGGAAGGAGGCATTGAGCACGATCCCCTCCACCCCCGCGCGGTCGAGCTCCTGCCAGAGCGGCAGGTTCGCGGCGGCGAAGATCTCGCGGTTGTCGAGCGCCCGGGGGCCGGGGCCGTAGATCGCCTCGGGGGCCGCCTCCGCCCCCGCGCCGAGGGCGAGGGACAGAAGGGCTGTGAGCAGGGTCGTCCGGAGCAGGGTCATGGGAGCCTCCCGTGGCGGTTTGCCAGAGGATGCCGCATTTCCCGGGACGGGCAACCCCCGGCGCCGCGCTTGGGCGCCGGGCGGCGCTCCTCTGCCCGGGGCCGGCCGGGCGGCCTCAGAACAGGAAGTCGTCGCGGGTGAGCATCTCGGAGGAGATCCCCTCGAGCGTGATCCGGTTCGCGCCCACCTCGATCACGACATGGCCGTTCACCTCCGACAGATGGTTCGCCATCAGATCGCCGAAGCCGGTGATGGCCCCCACCCCGCGCAGGTCGATCCACTCGCCTTCCATGTCGGGCGAGAAGTCGCGGATCCGGTCCCGGCCGAAATTGCCGGCGAAGACGAACCGGTCCGCCCCGCCGCCGCCGATCAGGATGTCGTTGCCCGCCCCGCCCACCAGCACGTCGCGCTCCCACTGGCCGTCGAGCCGGTCGTTGCCCGCGCCGCCGAGCAGCAGGTCGTTGCCGGTGCCGCCGAAGAGCGCATCGGCCCCCTCCATGCCGCGCAGCACATCCGCCCCGCCCCGCCCCTCGAGCCGGTCGTTGCCGAGCCCGCCCGACAGCGTCTCGGCCAGACGGCTGCCCAGAAGCACATCGGCCCGCGCCGAGCCTATGACGATCTCGATCGATTTCACCACATAGGGGCCGAAGGGCTCGGGCCGGAAGTCGTAGCGCCCCGCGGCCAGATCCACCCGGAAGCCGAGCCGCAGGTTGGTGTAGCCGCTCAGGTCCAGCGTGTCGGTCCCCGCCCCGCCATAGACATCGTCGGCGAGATCCACGCCGCGGATGCGGAACGTGTCGTTGCCGGCCTGGCCGTAGCAGGCGTCATGGTAGAAGCCGCCGTCCAGAAGGTCGTCGCCATCGCCGCCATAGAGCCGGTCCACGCCGTCGCGGCCGTTGATCGTGTCGTTGCCGTCCCCGCCGACCAGCCGGTCGGCCCCGGGCCCGCCGTTCAGCAGGTCGTTGCCGGGGGTGCCGGCCGGGGTCTGGGCGAGCGCGCTCTGGGCCAGGGGAGCGGACAGCGGGGAGAGGCTGGGGAAAGGAGAGACTTCAGGCATTGTTTCCAAAATTCCTTCAATAGGGCGCGCCAAACGGGATTTTCTATGTCTGGTCTGAAATCGCGCGTCTTCCGGAAGAAATCCACGCCGTCCCAACCTTCTGGAAAGAAGGCCCGCCGTCAATCTGCTTGGAAGGACAGGGGCGCCGGGTCCCGGCACCCGCCGGGGCGGGCCGGAAACCTCAATACCAGCGGCCCATCGAGATCAGCTCGACCTGCGCGGCAAGGCGCGTGTTCGTGGCGCTGAAGACCGAGACGCCGACGCTGGTCGTCGTCCGCCCGGTCAGCCGCGGGCTGAGCGCCTGGGCTCCGTTCGAGACCACGCTCGAGACCGTGACGAGGCCCGTGGCGGTGGAGAAGGCGGCGGGAAAGGGGGCCACCACATCGGCGGAGGCCGAGGTGGTCACCTTCTGCCAGCAGCTCTGCGTCCCGTCCTGATGGCGGATGTAGCGGCCGTTGGCGTTGCCCGCGCTCTCGACGATCCCGCCCGCGACCCAGGGCGACCAGGCGCCCTCGCCGCGGGCGCGCGAGAAGAGGATGCCCGGCATGAGGCCCCCGCCCCCCGCCTCCACGAGAAAGAGCTGCACCTCGCCCGCCCCGCGGCTCTGGTGAAGGAGAAGGCCCGCCTGCACGCCCGCAGGGCCGCCGCTGCTGCCCTGCGCGCTGTCGTAGCCGTAAAAGCCCGGCGCGAGCGCGCCGTCCACCGCCCCGGCATTGCCGACGAGCGGCGCCGGCGCCCCCAGCCCGAAGGCCCCCACCGTCAAGAGCCGGCCCGGGGTCGCATCGGCGGCCGAGGCCTGCAC is a window from the Cereibacter sphaeroides 2.4.1 genome containing:
- a CDS encoding calcium-binding protein, with protein sequence MPEVSPFPSLSPLSAPLAQSALAQTPAGTPGNDLLNGGPGADRLVGGDGNDTINGRDGVDRLYGGDGDDLLDGGFYHDACYGQAGNDTFRIRGVDLADDVYGGAGTDTLDLSGYTNLRLGFRVDLAAGRYDFRPEPFGPYVVKSIEIVIGSARADVLLGSRLAETLSGGLGNDRLEGRGGADVLRGMEGADALFGGTGNDLLLGGAGNDRLDGQWERDVLVGGAGNDILIGGGGADRFVFAGNFGRDRIRDFSPDMEGEWIDLRGVGAITGFGDLMANHLSEVNGHVVIEVGANRITLEGISSEMLTRDDFLF